One Solanum lycopersicum chromosome 2, SLM_r2.1 genomic region harbors:
- the LOC101247786 gene encoding probable polyol transporter 6, with protein MEKGEGPSLKKINKYACACSIVASMISIIFGYDTGVMSGAMIFVRKEFHISDVKTEVLAGILNLCALIGSLSAGRTSDYVGRRYTIVIASFLFFLGSVVMGWGPNYTILLLGRCIAGVGVGFALMIAPVYSAEVSAPSTRGFLSSLPEIGISTGILLGYLSNYVFAGLPLRVGWRVMLGLAAVPSVFLGFGILRMPESPRWLIMKGRLRQGKEIMYKVSNSPEEAEFRLTEIKRNLGMDENCDDDVVNVSNSIEKQDEGVWKELLLRPTKSLQRILLAGVGIHFFEHATGIEAVILYSHRIFAKAGVHDHKHQILATCGVGLTKFTFIVLSTILIDRVGRRKLVLTSVIGMIVALTGLGTFLTLAEQSGGKLIWALVLSIITTYSYVGFFNVGLAPVTWVYTAEIFPLRYRGLGVGIGVAVNRLMNATVSMTFLSMMSAMTIAGVFFMFAGISVIALIFFYFFLPETKGKSLEEMEALFTKAKDSKNVRKEVEIGDH; from the exons ATGGAGAAGGGCGAAGGACCAAGTTTAAAAAAGATTAACAAATATGCTTGTGCTTGTTCCATTGTTGCTTCCATGATATCTATCATCTTTGGCTATG ATACCGGAGTTATGAGTGGAGCGATGATTTTTGTGAGAAAAGAATTTCATATCAGTGATGTGAAAACAGAGGTTCTAGCAGGGATACTCAATTTATGTGCTTTAATTGGTTCACTCAGTGCGGGCAGAACCTCTGATTATGTTGGGCGTCGCTACACCATCGTTATAGCTTCgttccttttctttttaggaTCTGTTGTGATGGGATGGGGTCCAAATTACACCATTCTATTATTAGGGCGATGTATTGCTGGAGTTGGTGTTGGTTTTGCACTTATGATTGCCCCTGTTTATTCCGCTGAAGTTTCCGCTCCATCGACTCGTGGATTTCTTTCATCTCTTCCAGAAATTGGAATTAGTACGGGCATTTTGCTTGGTTATTTGTCTAATTATGTTTTTGCCGGATTGCCTCTCAGAGTTGGTTGGAGAGTTATGTTAGGACTTGCTGCAGTCCCTTCTGTTTTTTTGGGCTTTGGCATTCTCAGGATGCCTGAGTCTCCTAGATGGCTCATCATGAAAGGTCGTCTAAGACAAGGCAAGGAAATTATGTACAAAGTTTCAAATTCTCCTGAAGAAGCTGAATTCCGATTGACAGAGATTAAAAGAAATTTAGGCATGGACGAAAATTGTGATGATGATGTGGTCAACGTTTCAAATTCAATAGAGAAACAAGACGAAGGGGTTTGGAAAGAATTGCTTCTAAGACCAACAAAATCACTGCAAAGGATTTTACTTGCTGGGGTAGGCATTCACTTCTTTGAACATGCAACTGGAATTGAAGCTGTCATATTATATAGTCACAGAATATTTGCAAAAGCAGGGGTACATGACCATAAACACCAAATTCTTGCCACATGTGGGGTTGGATTAACAAAGTTCACATTCATAGTGTTGTCCACTATCTTGATCGACAGAGTTGGGAGGAGGAAGCTAGTGTTGACGAGTGTAATTGGGATGATTGTGGCATTAACTGGACTTGGGACTTTCTTGACTTTGGCAGAGCAGTCTGGTGGCAAACTCATATGGGCTTTGGTACTCAGCATAATTACAACGTATTCATATGTGGGGTTTTTCAATGTTGGGCTGGCGCCGGTTACTTGGGTATATACCGCTGAAATTTTCCCTCTGAGGTATAGGGGTTTAGGAGTAGGAATTGGTGTTGCGGTGAACAGGCTGATGAATGCAACAGTTTCTATGACATTTTTGTCAATGATGTCAGCAATGACTATTGCAGGTGTTTTCTTCATGTTTGCTGGGATATCAGTCATCGCTTTGAtctttttctactttttctTGCCGGAGACCAAAGGAAAGTCTTTGGAAGAAATGGAAGCTCTTTTCACTAAAGCCAAAGATTCTAAGAATGTTAGAAAAGAGGTGGAGATTGGAGATCATTGA